A stretch of DNA from Bombus huntii isolate Logan2020A chromosome 15, iyBomHunt1.1, whole genome shotgun sequence:
GCAAATGTCATTTAATCTCCCAGAAAGCAAATAACCTTCTGCACAAGCTCTAAACCATTTTGGTTCCCGTGGCATATTTATAGCAAATCTATGCATAACGCTAGATGCCATACAAAACGTATCATTTGTAGCTGGTGTCTTCCTATAAATAATTGTAGAATTATATTCATTGACTTATTTTTcaagattatttttaaatagtaACTTTATTAACCTCATTATATTAGTTAATTGTTTCATTGTAGTTGTAACATGAACATTTACTTTACAAGCATATACAATGTCTCCTTTCGGATTCAACGCAATCCCTTGCGGATTCGCCTTACTCGCAGGTCTGGTTGCATCTTTGAACACATGATGATATAGTGTGCAGTCCTACAGAAGAATATTCTGCTAATACTTTTCAATAATGCAGGCAATACTttactataaatattataatgttattaccCTGCTTGTTGACAAGAAAGACTGTGGATTGCCTCTCCATGCAACACCAGTTGGAACGTCTTTATGTTCATTGAAACTTGCGAAAGGTATATAAGGCCTACGAATATCCCATACATTTATACTACAGTCTACTACAAGAGCACAACTGgatatatgatattttctttGAGGTCTCCATTTTATACGACCTACTGATGCAATTGtgtgtataatataatcaCAACTAGGTTTACCTAATAAGTCCCAAACCTGCAATTTTCCATACATTAGTTTTGATTCAGATGAGAAATAACATATAGTTACAAACTACCTTAATGGTCTTATCTCTAGAAGCAGTTGCAAGCCAAGCAGTTTCAGGATGCCAATCACAGGCAAATATGGGACCACTATGGGCAGTGAAATGTTGAAAGTAACGGTCTGGTTTGCGTAAGTCCCATTGTTGCACGTGGCCATTTTCAGAAACAGCAGCAAAAGTATGAGGCGAATGAGGGCAAAACTGTACATCTCTTACTGATTCTGTATTACTGAAATTAACAATATTATCTAATACTTTTCAATATGCatatgttgaaatatttcttaatttacCTATAAAAAGTTCTAGTAGCTTCTTTTATTCTCAAATCAAAACATTTCATAGTACCATCTTGAGAACCTGATATCAACCACATAGGTTCTGTCATATGGAAACTGACTTTATTTACAGTCCTTTTATGGTCGATAAAAACATGTTCCTGCTTGGATCTGGATGACTTATTTAAGTTCCATACTACCACTGCACCATTTGTAGCTGCAGTAGCTAATATATGATCTGAGAAAAGAAATCGCCCATTATCTCTTGACATTTTAGACAAAATAAAGGagaaagattaaaatttaCCATCGATAAGATTCCAAGCAACATCATTgcaagaaaaatttaaatttaaatttttcccaACACGTAGATTACAAGCTTCTTCAAATCTATCTTCtaataaagtaaatattttgaaaactgtaattgaaaataattaatcagtCATCATTTCTTCAGtaattaacactttgactgccatgTTGGTCATATATGACCGGCCACGGTTTTTCCTGtgacgccacggtggtcattgATGCAGGAGCActtgaacttcttacaattgtaaaaattgaatgaaaattgacagttaggacattttgaatataaccgataaatagaagatactttgaaataaaaagtgccccattcaacaattaaacatttttattagaacatcaataaaaaaaaatgagaacaaatcttgcatctaatGGTGCATTGTGTTAAAACACTGTGGCGTCCTgagcgaaacatgtgatttcaGTGTGGCAGTCAAAGTATTAAATAACTTAGTATTTTATGATTGAATAATTTACCATTGCGACCTGCTATAACAACTTGACTGTTATCTTTATTAAGAGCTAATGCATTTGCTGGGCCTTCTTGAGTGATACATACAGTTTTGGAAATCATGatgaaattcttttaaatatatctttttagtTTGTCAACCACAATGTGccatatacataaataaatatatttaatttgcacaaattttaaaaatattcgtgTACAAATTATCTCACTATTCCATACTTtagtaaataaaacaaatacgCATAGATGAATTTATTAGTGATAACAACATCGATACAATATTAAGTCaccttttttaattcttacattttattaaattccaaTTATGCCATACATATTCTTTTCACAACAACctcttatatatatttgaaatatacaCAATGTATAAAAAGTTTTTGTGTATACTGCATACTAGGCATGAGTAGTAAGGAATAGGAAGATCGCCGATGGAATGTGAAAAAATCAGTAAAAACTAAGAATAAGGGTCTCTAGTGATCAATGGCTGAACTATACGCACGTTTCTTCTACGCTGCTCTTGATGAAAAGAACGAGTGTACACGACGTGGCCGTATTAATATAGTGTTATTTCCAAAAATCGGCCAGATTGTGCCACCTCCTATAT
This window harbors:
- the LOC126873843 gene encoding GATOR complex protein WDR24 isoform X1, whose product is MISKTVCITQEGPANALALNKDNSQVVIAGRNVFKIFTLLEDRFEEACNLRVGKNLNLNFSCNDVAWNLIDDHILATAATNGAVVVWNLNKSSRSKQEHVFIDHKRTVNKVSFHMTEPMWLISGSQDGTMKCFDLRIKEATRTFYSNTESVRDVQFCPHSPHTFAAVSENGHVQQWDLRKPDRYFQHFTAHSGPIFACDWHPETAWLATASRDKTIKVWDLLGKPSCDYIIHTIASVGRIKWRPQRKYHISSCALVVDCSINVWDIRRPYIPFASFNEHKDVPTGVAWRGNPQSFLSTSRDCTLYHHVFKDATRPASKANPQGIALNPKGDIVYACKVNVHVTTTMKQLTNIMRKTPATNDTFCMASSVMHRFAINMPREPKWFRACAEGYLLSGRLNDICDHNAIVARNAGRNDISTVWNIIKTLYANPLGAILKTPPTASKEDIVNTLNLAQITIGSGIDQSNTVHENDVKSLQGEVTGATSGGDDETETDETPENQHSIGSMLPSYRRAFIDHKGPSKGDFLFGESEFEPTTMEYTSSYMHNMINNDNDWTLSKEAFPLRHEIKDRSPPPEQFPNHPPDINEDCASLMIEDQPSQLIVSNIPKPQFWDPTNLIEEALKHHAALRDIQTSASILIALGEKRKNLNIETAVQEHWILEYLDMLARFKLWNVATQIIQSVWIPSVSQLNQQSTVIHTCCLACSKPLQRAAWFCDRCHTSHHALCSVCHQVVRGIYAWCQGCTHGGHVVHMNEWFSCNRQCPTGCGHICEYT